In Corynebacterium endometrii, one DNA window encodes the following:
- a CDS encoding quinone oxidoreductase family protein gives MHAIVINSTGGPEVLQYAEVDAPTPTEDQVLVEVLVAGVNYIDTYYRDGTYHSATPFIPGFEGTGRVIEDPRGEIAPGTMVAWENAFGSYAELVCVERDRMVAVPDDISPEIAGSMLLQGITAHYLTQGVYELDETSTCLITAGAGGVGLIATQMAKSLGATVYTVVSSDEKEELSYSAGADRVFRYSDGLAEEVRRFNGGGGVDVVYDGVGRDTFQESLEAVRPRGTVCLFGAASGPVEPIDPQVLNKHGSIFLTRPSIGAWTAEPGEYQMRAQAVVQAVTEGKLTFRVSGSYPLEKAAEAHRDLQSRKTTGSIVLKVKQEA, from the coding sequence ATGCATGCGATTGTTATTAACAGCACCGGTGGACCGGAAGTTCTCCAGTACGCTGAAGTAGACGCCCCTACTCCTACCGAAGATCAAGTATTGGTCGAGGTATTAGTAGCGGGCGTTAACTACATTGACACCTACTATCGTGACGGCACCTATCACTCGGCCACTCCATTTATCCCGGGATTTGAGGGCACCGGCCGCGTGATTGAGGATCCGCGGGGAGAAATCGCCCCTGGCACCATGGTCGCCTGGGAGAACGCCTTTGGCTCGTATGCGGAACTGGTGTGCGTGGAGCGCGACCGCATGGTTGCGGTGCCGGATGATATCTCCCCCGAGATTGCCGGTTCCATGCTGCTGCAAGGCATCACGGCGCATTACCTCACCCAAGGCGTGTATGAACTGGATGAGACCAGCACCTGTCTGATTACCGCCGGCGCCGGCGGCGTTGGCCTCATCGCCACCCAGATGGCTAAGTCCCTCGGCGCTACCGTCTACACGGTGGTTTCCTCCGATGAAAAGGAGGAGCTTTCCTACAGCGCCGGCGCAGACAGGGTGTTCCGGTACTCCGATGGCCTCGCCGAGGAAGTCCGCCGATTCAACGGGGGCGGCGGCGTGGACGTGGTCTACGACGGTGTTGGTAGGGATACGTTCCAGGAATCCTTGGAGGCGGTCCGCCCACGTGGCACCGTCTGTCTCTTTGGAGCCGCCTCCGGCCCGGTCGAGCCCATTGACCCGCAGGTCCTTAACAAACATGGCTCCATCTTCCTCACCCGTCCCTCCATAGGAGCATGGACCGCTGAGCCCGGTGAGTACCAGATGCGCGCACAGGCCGTTGTTCAGGCCGTCACGGAGGGCAAATTAACCTTCCGAGTCTCCGGCTCATACCCACTGGAGAAGGCGGCCGAGGCGCACAGGGACCTGCAGTCGCGTAAG